In Ornithodoros turicata isolate Travis chromosome 1, ASM3712646v1, whole genome shotgun sequence, the DNA window TCGCAGCAGGAGCGCCAGCGTGGTCATTGTCTGCTATGCCCTTATGGGAAGGTATCCACTGTAGCGATACCGCAGTGCCCTGGAATTCAAGCCGTGCTGGCCTTTCCTGCAGCATCTTTCGTAGCTTCGTTGTAATATTTGATACGAGCAATAACGCCCCGTGAATCCGTGATGATGACAATGCTGGTTAAGTTCGCGACTTGCTTCTGCACTTGCCAGCAATTCCGCGTCCCTCGATGTTAGCTCCTGAATAAACTTTCTGCCCTCTCGAGCTTGAGCAGGGGGATGCTACATGTCGTGGCACTTATTACTGTGTGTCTATCTGCCCTGTCATCCGTGTAAATCTGTGTAAAGCTGGCATCTTTGTAGACTGGGAACCGTATGGTCTGAGTGAAGACGAAGTCAACACTACAACGGAACGCTCGTACCCTGCTACACTAGCGTGACTACATCGTGAAAATGGACGAGCTGAGTATGTTCTGGTTTTGTGCATGTTCTGCTTTTCTTATCCTCCATTCACACACCTGCACTTTTGCCGGATACACATTTACATTTGGGGAGCCCAACGGCaaacgtgtgtgtgtggagaGGTGGTGGGTGCCCAAAATTTCGTTCCAACCTGCTTCTAGGTTACCCGCTATATGAGCACCAGTATGAGACAGAGCAACCACCTTTCATTTCCACAGTGCATGGAATTTTTACTACAGTCGAATTGGTGAGTCAACGTTCCTTATTGTTAGAAGTGTCTGAACAGTTTCGTGTTCGCTATCATTCCCAGTATACCTGCCGAAGGCGCAACATTGTTGATGCTTGCGGTTTGGCACATGACGCTTTTTTACCTGTGGCGTAAAGTGGAAACAGATATGGAAGAGGAGCTCTCAGTCACGTATTTAGTATATCAAATTTTGATGAAAGCATGTCATGCAGAAGAGTGTTGCCGTTATGTTCTTGGTGCTGCGCCGAGATGTAACATAGGTTGGCCAATCTGAAGGGTCACCGTGATTTGCATATCGCGTGTGGCTGCCTGTGACGATGATCAAGATACGCAACGGTCTCTGTCTATTTGCTAACGTAAGAGAAGTGCGCGCCTCAATCATTCCTGTTGTTTATCGTGAGCATGCTGTTACACCTCCCAAGGTAAAATATCACGTAGCATTAATAATGACTGAACTCTCTCACAGTTCAGTAACTCTAATTTCCATTGTCGTGGACCTACTTTTCTACGCTACAGTTACTTACGTTGCTGTAACGCCTTAGCTTCACGACTACGCAAATATCTATGTTATGTGTCTATCATTTATGTTATACCCCTGTCGCACAGACAGTCTTCAATTATCACCGAAACCAATGGCAATtgaaccagagccgtttatgaggagagtttggccattctgtgatcttttgTCGCTCGGAGATGGGGAGCCGTCGTCGTTCCGCCCACTTGGCCAGGATGAAAGGCGAGCCGCGGCAGCACGGGGGCATTTTGTGGCTGTAcctctgctccaaaatagcGGAATTggagatttcaaggcgataGCTCGGATCCAAAATGGTGTCGCTGGCCTTGGCgccgcccatcgtgtgacgtcaaatggcgcgctatgagacaggctcctcccaatggcaaaactctcctaataaacggCCCTGAATTGAACATGCGCTTAGCGCCACCAAGCTGGTGACCTGTCAACCGGTCTTGAAACATTGGATGCAACGctgtttgagaagttgacacgttgtCCACTTGGTGGCGCTAAGCGCATGTTCAAttgtcattggtttcaatgatgattgaagaCCTCCCGTGTGACAGCGGTACGACTTTTTGCGGAGTGTCACAACCCATTTGAGGTGACGGCCTGCATTTGGCGACTCCATACACTGTATTTATCGCAATACCCGCGAATAAATAAGTTAACATGACATTTACTTGCTTGCAGGTGTTTGGGTTCGTCCTCTTCGTCTGGCTGCTAAGGTCCCAGATAAACCAGTGGCCCCAACGATTTGCCACCGCCTCAGCATGGGCCTACAGTTTCAATGGGATTCACATTCTCATCACGGCCTCCATATCGCACCTTACTGCCACGTATATGCCCACTATATTTTATGTGAGTTTCACACTATCCTTCCTGCGTAGCTGCAATGATGCCTCCCATGTGTGCAAGGAATACCGATAGCTCGACAGAAAGTTTCAGTTCAGCGTATAAGCATTGACTGCTCCATCCCCCTTTATTGTTGTTGGCGACTTTGACTTGCCGATTCCAACAGTTTCCATATTCCAACAGAAACGCACGCGTAGCCTACACTTCGGCGCCTTGTACATGACTGCATCCGAGTATTTTCGGAAGCAGCTGCGGTAAAATCATACTAGACAGTCACATGCATCGTTACCATTGCGATGGTGTGCTCGAGCTTTAACAGAGCAATGAAATGGCGTTTAGGATAGTTCGAAAGCCTGCTTTATTTACCAAGTAGTCTATCTAGATTCTAGAGCGACCATCTAAAATATTTTCGCGAAACAGTGTCAGTGTGTGACAATTCA includes these proteins:
- the LOC135397729 gene encoding uncharacterized protein LOC135397729, which encodes MDELSYPLYEHQYETEQPPFISTVHGIFTTVELVFGFVLFVWLLRSQINQWPQRFATASAWAYSFNGIHILITASISHLTATYMPTIFYFVMYQFTAALSLIAAGIWIVCGARAPNAPKGHGILSIITGGIHGGHFGYTVVSEYIL